In Triticum urartu cultivar G1812 chromosome 6, Tu2.1, whole genome shotgun sequence, the following proteins share a genomic window:
- the LOC125514714 gene encoding uncharacterized protein LOC125514714, whose protein sequence is MGMCSNKKRSSPGFAVWCVVLGLALLVAVDAAGKEGGGQAGHLGEEHGDAAYCSALCTGRLDFGPCYNQCLYGRVTGQEQARGGGGVAGRAGLLAMPTEGTGGEGEEKGKQEDPVARLSDPVWCYSACREHPELDYTQCVKDCYAENMPDAAQLVAHGGTGGEEARRGAVDVPMATVLHVTAAGALSGGNCDEYCRKHYDVGSPGYRHCQYMCPRLTVHGVAQGEEARGGAVDGLTAVGKPHCDWFRDCSVTPCVWRCGKRVQAEDTPSA, encoded by the exons ATGGGTATGTGTTCCAACAAGAAGCGCAGCAGCCCTGGCTTTGCTGTGTGGTGTGTCGTCCTGGGCTTAGCCCTGCTCGTCGCCGTCGATGCGGCGGGCAAGGAAGGTGGTGGGCAAGCCGGGCACTTGGGTGAAGAGCATGGGGATGCAGCCTACTGCTCCGCGTTGTGCACCGGACGGTTGGACTTCGGACCGTGCTACAATCAGTGCTTGTATGGGAG GGTGACAGGACAAGAACAAGCGAGAGGAGGTGGTGGAGTTGCAGGGCGCGCTGGTCTCCTGGCGATGCCGACGGAGGGCACCGGAGGCGAGGGAGAAGAGAAGGGGAAGCAAGAGGACCCCGTCGCCCGTCTGAGCGACCCAGTCTGGTGCTACAGTGCCTGCCGTGAACATCCGGAATTGGACTACACCCAATGTGTCAAAGATTGCTACGCTGAGAATATGCCGGACGCCGCACAGCTGGTGGCCCATGGAGGAACCGGAGGAGAAGAAGCAAGACGAGGAGCGGTTGATGTCCCAATGGCGACGGTGCTGCATGTGACTGCTGCAGGTGCACTGTCGGGGGGCAACTGCGATGAGTATTGCCGCAAACACTATGATGTGGGCTCACCCGGATACAGGCACTGCCAGTATATGTGCCCACGTCTGACGGTCCATGGGGtagcacaaggagaagaagcaagagGAGGAGCTGTTGATGGGCTGACGGCGGTGGGGAAACCACACTGCGACTGGTTCCGCGACTGTAGTGTAACACCATGCGTCTGGCGCTGTGGGAAGAGGGTGCAAGCGGAGGACACACCCTCTGCCTGA